Proteins encoded by one window of Salvia splendens isolate huo1 chromosome 7, SspV2, whole genome shotgun sequence:
- the LOC121741684 gene encoding putative UDP-rhamnose:rhamnosyltransferase 1 yields the protein MELLELPMQPVEGLPENCEATMDIQKAQTPFLKKAHDMLAEPFEHLLQMAVPMPDLIIVDFAAYRISEVAAKYGVSTAFFSVYTASTLDYLGSTAELKDGKQRPSPERHTKPPDRMMRNTHVPDVSGVSSGQRLAKVVEESSFVLVRSCEEFEGNYLNLIRELYQKPVLPIGLLPPLTEESEHVSIDSSWASTCKWLDGKEPKSVLFVGFGSEYKMALEEIHELAFSIELSRLPFLWILRKPQGVDSSDLLPPGFAHRTQSQGLVVLGWSPQQRILAHPAIGGCFFHSGWGTCVESLAHGHPLILLPFVSDQGLTAKLIAENQAGYEVPRNEDGSFSRDVVAESIRRVLVEEEGEQLRLKAAELQSIFGNHQSQDNYINKFIDHLKNTVIKKQV from the coding sequence ATGGAGCTTCTCGAGCTCCCAATGCAGCCGGTTGAGGGACTACCGGAGAATTGCGAGGCCACCATGGATATCCAGAAAGCGCAGACGCCGTTCCTCAAGAAAGCGCACGACATGCTAGCCGAGCCATTCGAGCATCTGCTCCAGATGGCAGTGCCAATGCCGGATTTgataattgttgactttgctgcATACCGGATTTCGGAAGTTGCGGCCAAGTATGGCGTGAGCACCGCGTTTTTCAGCGTGTACACGGCTTCCACGCTGGATTACTTGGGGTCAACGGCTGAGCTCAAGGATGGGAAGCAACGCCCAAGTCCTGAACGCCACACCAAGCCACCGGATCGGATGATGCGCAACACGCATGTACCTGATGTATCGGGCGTGTCCAGCGGCCAACGTTTGGCGAAGGTTGTTGAGGAAAGCAGCTTTGTTTTGGTGAGGAGCTGCGAAGAGTTCGAGGGAAATTACTTAAATCTAATACGAGAACTATATCAGAAGCCGGTTTTACCTATTGGATTACTCCCTCCGTTGACAGAAGAGAGCGAACACGTATCCATTGACTCTAGCTGGGCCAGCACCTGCAAATGGCTAGATGGGAAAGAACCCAAGTCAGTATTGTTCGTAGGGTTCGGGAGCGAGTACAAGATGGCCCTCGAGGAAATACACGAACTGGCATTTTCAATTGAGCTTTCAAGGTTACCTTTCCTCTGGATTCTGAGGAAGCCACAAGGTGTGGATAGTTCAGATTTACTGCCTCCTGGTTTTGCCCACCGTACGCAGAGCCAGGGTCTCGTTGTTCTCGGTTGGTCACCTCAACAAAGAATACTCGCCCATCCAGCAATCGGGGGATGTTTCTTCCATTCGGGCTGGGGAACTTGTGTCGAATCTCTTGCTCATGGGCACCCACTAATTCTTCTCCCCTTCGTATCAGACCAAGGACTCACTGCTAAGCTGATAGCAGAAAACCAAGCTGGATACGAGGTCCCCAGGAACGAAGATGGTTCGTTTAGTAGGGACGTGGTTGCTGAATCCATAAGACGAgttcttgttgaagaagaaggcGAGCAGTTGAGGCTGAAGGCTGCAGAGCTGCAAAGTATCTTTGGCAATCATCAGAGTCAAGATAATTATATAAACAAATTCATCGACCATCTGAAAAACACCGTGATAAAGAAGCAAGTGTAA
- the LOC121741562 gene encoding dynamin-related protein 3A-like isoform X3: MAEEQSSSAAAASNGTDTTAPLGHSVIPIVNKLQDIFSQLGSQSTIELPQVAVVGSQSSGKSSVLEALVGRDFLPRGNDICTRRPLVLQLVQTKSKGDGTEDEWGEFLHLNGKKFFDFNEIRREIQAETEREAGANKGVSDKQIRLKIFSPNVLDIALVDLPGLTKVPVGDQPSDIEARIRTMIMSYIKRPSCLILAVTPANSDLANSDALQMAGMADPDGYRTIGVITKLDIMDRGTDACNFLLGKVIPLRLGYVGVVNRSQEDIMSRRTIKDALVAEEKFFRSRHVYNDLADRCGVPQLAKKLNQILVRHIKTVLPGLKTRISAALVTVAKEHASYGEITESKAGQGALLLNILSKYSEAFSSMIEGKNEEMSTSELSGGARIHYIFQHIFVKSLEEVDPCEDLTDDDIRTAIQNATGPRSALFVPDVPFEVLVRRQIARLLDPSLQCARFIYDELMKMSHRCMVNELQRFPVLRKRMDEVIGNFLREGLEPSETMIGHIIEMEMDYINTSHPNFIGGSKAVETAVQQTKLSRIATPVSRQKDAGDSDKVINSEKSLKSRAILGRQVNGIVPEQGARPVAELEKSSSSGNNVGSSWGISSIFGSNDNRATTKEHSTSKQFIEPVQTMEQSISMIHLREVHHTKRELHNVFIKKLYRDNLFEEMLQEPDEVATKRKRTRETLRVLQQAFRTLDELPLEAETIERGYSLSNDTTGLPKIHGLPTSSVYNTSSGSTDLYGASPKHSKSRKSSHSGELHSPYYPETNGSGRSSVSGLYPTLDF; the protein is encoded by the exons ATGGCGGAAGAGCAATCGTCGTCGGCAGCGGCAGCGAGTAACGGTACTGATACGACGGCGCCGCTAGGGCACTCGGTCATACCGATAGTGAATAAGCTGCAAGACATCTTCTCGCAGCTTGGAAGCCAGTCGACCATCGAGCTGCCGCAGGTGGCGGTGGTGGGAAGCCAGAGCAGCGGCAAATCCAGTGTGTTGGAAGCGCTGGTTGGTCGCGATTTCCTTCCGCGCGGAAATGACATCTGCACGCGCCGACCGCTCGTGCTGCAGCTGGTGCAGACCAAAAGCAAGGGAGACGGGACTGAAGACGAGTGGGGGGAGTTTTTGCATCTGAACGGGAAGAAGTTCTTTGATTTCAACGAGATTCGGAGGGAGATTCAG GCTGAAACTGAGAGAGAAGCTGGGGCAAACAAAGGTGTATCGGACAAACAAATCCGTTTAAAGATTTTCTCCCCCAATGTTCTAGACATTGCACTTGTGGATCTACCAGGCTTAACTAAAGTTCCTGTTGGCGATCAGCCATCAGATATTGAGGCTCGCATTAGAACAATGATAATGTCATATATCAAGCGTCCAAGTTGCTTAATTCTGGCTGTAACACCAGCAAATTCTGATCTAGCAAACTCAGATGCACTTCAAATGGCTGGAATGGCTGACCCCGATG GGTATAGAACAATTGGTGTAATTACTAAG TTGGACATTATGGACAGGGGTACTGATGCTTGCAACTTTTTGCTTGGAAAAGTTATCCCACTTCGCCTAGGTTATGTAGGTGTTGTTAATCGCAGTCAAGAG GATATTATGTCTAGGCGGACCATCAAGGATGCACTTGTAGCAGAAGAGAAATTCTTCCGCAGTCGCCAC GTGTACAATGATCTTGCTGATCGTTGTGGAGTGCCTCAGTTGGCCAAGAAGTTGAACCAG ATTCTTGTTCGGCATATTAAGACTGTTCTTCCAGGATTGAAAACCCGCATTAGTGCCGCCCTTGTCACTGTTGCAAAAGAGCATGCTAGCTATGGAGAAATTACTGAATCAAAG GCTGGCCAGGGAGCACTGCTGCTGAACATTCTTTCAAAATATTCGGAGG CATTCTCCTCCATGATAGAAGGGAAAAATGAAGAGATGTCAACTTCTGAGCTGTCTGGTGGAGCAAGAATCCATTACATTTTCCAACATATATTTGTTAAAAGCTTGGAG GAAGTAGATCCTTGTGAAGATTTAACTGATGATGACATCCGTACTGCCATTCAAAATGCAACTGGCCCGAGATCTGCATTGTTTGTACCGGAT GTTCCATTTGAGGTTCTTGTTAGAAGACAAATAGCTCGCTTGTTGGATCCAAGTCTTCAATGTGCCAGATTTATATATGATGAGTTAATGAAg ATGAGCCATCGTTGTATGGTTAATGAATTGCAACGGTTTCCGGTCCTACGGAAGCGCATGGATGAGGTTATTGGTAATTTTCTGCGAGAAGGACTTGAGCCGTCAGAGACAATGATTGGTCATATAATTGAAATGGAG ATGGATTATATAAATACTTCCCATCCAAATTTTATTGGTGGGAGTAAAGCTGTTGAGACAGCAGTGCAACAGACCAAGTTATCCAGGATTGCCACACCTGTTTCAAGGCAGAAG GATGCTGGAGATTCAGATAAAGTAATAAACTCAGAGAAAAGTCTAAAGTCTCGTGCTATTCTTGGTCGGCAAGTGAATGGAATTGTTCCAGAGCAG GGTGCTCGGCCTGTTGCAGAATTAGAGAAAAGTTCCTCATCAG GTAACAATGTTGGTTCATCTTGGGGAATATCTTCAATTTTTGGCAGCAATGATAATCGTGCAACCACAAAAGAACATTCAACCAGCAAACAATTCATTGAACCTGTTCAGACCATGGAACAGAGTATCTCAATGATTCATTTGAGAGAG GTTCACCATACAAAAAGAGAGCTCCATAATGTTTTCATCAAAAAGCTTTACAG AGACAACTTGTTTGAAGAAATGTTACAGGAACCAGACGAGGTGGCTACTAAGAGGAAGCGTACCCGAGAGACACTTCGGGTCCTGCAGCAAGCATTCCGC ACATTGGATGAACTGCCACTTGAAGCCGAGACAATTGAGAGGGGCTACAGCTTGAGTAATGATACAACAGGTCTTCCAAAGATCCATGGGCTTCCGACCTCATCTGTATACAACACCAGCAGTGGTTCCACCGATTTATATGGTGCATCACCTAAACACTCCAAGTCACGGAAGTCATCGCATTCTGGTGAGCTGCACTCTCCTTATTATCCAGAAACCAATGGCAGTGGACGCAGTTCAGTGTCTGGTCTTTATCCAACACTCGATTTTTAG
- the LOC121741562 gene encoding dynamin-related protein 3A-like isoform X2, whose translation MAEEQSSSAAAASNGTDTTAPLGHSVIPIVNKLQDIFSQLGSQSTIELPQVAVVGSQSSGKSSVLEALVGRDFLPRGNDICTRRPLVLQLVQTKSKGDGTEDEWGEFLHLNGKKFFDFNEIRREIQAETEREAGANKGVSDKQIRLKIFSPNVLDIALVDLPGLTKVPVGDQPSDIEARIRTMIMSYIKRPSCLILAVTPANSDLANSDALQMAGMADPDGYRTIGVITKLDIMDRGTDACNFLLGKVIPLRLGYVGVVNRSQEDIMSRRTIKDALVAEEKFFRSRHVYNDLADRCGVPQLAKKLNQILVRHIKTVLPGLKTRISAALVTVAKEHASYGEITESKAGQGALLLNILSKYSEAFSSMIEGKNEEMSTSELSGGARIHYIFQHIFVKSLEEVDPCEDLTDDDIRTAIQNATGPRSALFVPDVPFEVLVRRQIARLLDPSLQCARFIYDELMKMSHRCMVNELQRFPVLRKRMDEVIGNFLREGLEPSETMIGHIIEMEDAGDSDKVINSEKSLKSRAILGRQVNGIVPEQGARPVAELEKSSSSGNNVGSSWGISSIFGSNDNRATTKEHSTSKQFIEPVQTMEQSISMIHLREPPSVLRPLETHSEQEAVEIVITKLLLRSYYDIVRKNIEDSVPKAIMHFLVHHTKRELHNVFIKKLYRDNLFEEMLQEPDEVATKRKRTRETLRVLQQAFRTLDELPLEAETIERGYSLSNDTTGLPKIHGLPTSSVYNTSSGSTDLYGASPKHSKSRKSSHSGELHSPYYPETNGSGRSSVSGLYPTLDF comes from the exons ATGGCGGAAGAGCAATCGTCGTCGGCAGCGGCAGCGAGTAACGGTACTGATACGACGGCGCCGCTAGGGCACTCGGTCATACCGATAGTGAATAAGCTGCAAGACATCTTCTCGCAGCTTGGAAGCCAGTCGACCATCGAGCTGCCGCAGGTGGCGGTGGTGGGAAGCCAGAGCAGCGGCAAATCCAGTGTGTTGGAAGCGCTGGTTGGTCGCGATTTCCTTCCGCGCGGAAATGACATCTGCACGCGCCGACCGCTCGTGCTGCAGCTGGTGCAGACCAAAAGCAAGGGAGACGGGACTGAAGACGAGTGGGGGGAGTTTTTGCATCTGAACGGGAAGAAGTTCTTTGATTTCAACGAGATTCGGAGGGAGATTCAG GCTGAAACTGAGAGAGAAGCTGGGGCAAACAAAGGTGTATCGGACAAACAAATCCGTTTAAAGATTTTCTCCCCCAATGTTCTAGACATTGCACTTGTGGATCTACCAGGCTTAACTAAAGTTCCTGTTGGCGATCAGCCATCAGATATTGAGGCTCGCATTAGAACAATGATAATGTCATATATCAAGCGTCCAAGTTGCTTAATTCTGGCTGTAACACCAGCAAATTCTGATCTAGCAAACTCAGATGCACTTCAAATGGCTGGAATGGCTGACCCCGATG GGTATAGAACAATTGGTGTAATTACTAAG TTGGACATTATGGACAGGGGTACTGATGCTTGCAACTTTTTGCTTGGAAAAGTTATCCCACTTCGCCTAGGTTATGTAGGTGTTGTTAATCGCAGTCAAGAG GATATTATGTCTAGGCGGACCATCAAGGATGCACTTGTAGCAGAAGAGAAATTCTTCCGCAGTCGCCAC GTGTACAATGATCTTGCTGATCGTTGTGGAGTGCCTCAGTTGGCCAAGAAGTTGAACCAG ATTCTTGTTCGGCATATTAAGACTGTTCTTCCAGGATTGAAAACCCGCATTAGTGCCGCCCTTGTCACTGTTGCAAAAGAGCATGCTAGCTATGGAGAAATTACTGAATCAAAG GCTGGCCAGGGAGCACTGCTGCTGAACATTCTTTCAAAATATTCGGAGG CATTCTCCTCCATGATAGAAGGGAAAAATGAAGAGATGTCAACTTCTGAGCTGTCTGGTGGAGCAAGAATCCATTACATTTTCCAACATATATTTGTTAAAAGCTTGGAG GAAGTAGATCCTTGTGAAGATTTAACTGATGATGACATCCGTACTGCCATTCAAAATGCAACTGGCCCGAGATCTGCATTGTTTGTACCGGAT GTTCCATTTGAGGTTCTTGTTAGAAGACAAATAGCTCGCTTGTTGGATCCAAGTCTTCAATGTGCCAGATTTATATATGATGAGTTAATGAAg ATGAGCCATCGTTGTATGGTTAATGAATTGCAACGGTTTCCGGTCCTACGGAAGCGCATGGATGAGGTTATTGGTAATTTTCTGCGAGAAGGACTTGAGCCGTCAGAGACAATGATTGGTCATATAATTGAAATGGAG GATGCTGGAGATTCAGATAAAGTAATAAACTCAGAGAAAAGTCTAAAGTCTCGTGCTATTCTTGGTCGGCAAGTGAATGGAATTGTTCCAGAGCAG GGTGCTCGGCCTGTTGCAGAATTAGAGAAAAGTTCCTCATCAG GTAACAATGTTGGTTCATCTTGGGGAATATCTTCAATTTTTGGCAGCAATGATAATCGTGCAACCACAAAAGAACATTCAACCAGCAAACAATTCATTGAACCTGTTCAGACCATGGAACAGAGTATCTCAATGATTCATTTGAGAGAG CCCCCTAGTGTATTGAGGCCCTTGGAAACCCACTCAGAACAAGAGGCTGTTGAGATTGTTATAACAAAGCTGTTGCTGAGATCATATTATGATATTGTACGGAAGAACATTGAGGATTCTGTACCAAAGGctattatgcattttttg GTTCACCATACAAAAAGAGAGCTCCATAATGTTTTCATCAAAAAGCTTTACAG AGACAACTTGTTTGAAGAAATGTTACAGGAACCAGACGAGGTGGCTACTAAGAGGAAGCGTACCCGAGAGACACTTCGGGTCCTGCAGCAAGCATTCCGC ACATTGGATGAACTGCCACTTGAAGCCGAGACAATTGAGAGGGGCTACAGCTTGAGTAATGATACAACAGGTCTTCCAAAGATCCATGGGCTTCCGACCTCATCTGTATACAACACCAGCAGTGGTTCCACCGATTTATATGGTGCATCACCTAAACACTCCAAGTCACGGAAGTCATCGCATTCTGGTGAGCTGCACTCTCCTTATTATCCAGAAACCAATGGCAGTGGACGCAGTTCAGTGTCTGGTCTTTATCCAACACTCGATTTTTAG
- the LOC121741562 gene encoding dynamin-related protein 3A-like isoform X1: MAEEQSSSAAAASNGTDTTAPLGHSVIPIVNKLQDIFSQLGSQSTIELPQVAVVGSQSSGKSSVLEALVGRDFLPRGNDICTRRPLVLQLVQTKSKGDGTEDEWGEFLHLNGKKFFDFNEIRREIQAETEREAGANKGVSDKQIRLKIFSPNVLDIALVDLPGLTKVPVGDQPSDIEARIRTMIMSYIKRPSCLILAVTPANSDLANSDALQMAGMADPDGYRTIGVITKLDIMDRGTDACNFLLGKVIPLRLGYVGVVNRSQEDIMSRRTIKDALVAEEKFFRSRHVYNDLADRCGVPQLAKKLNQILVRHIKTVLPGLKTRISAALVTVAKEHASYGEITESKAGQGALLLNILSKYSEAFSSMIEGKNEEMSTSELSGGARIHYIFQHIFVKSLEEVDPCEDLTDDDIRTAIQNATGPRSALFVPDVPFEVLVRRQIARLLDPSLQCARFIYDELMKMSHRCMVNELQRFPVLRKRMDEVIGNFLREGLEPSETMIGHIIEMEMDYINTSHPNFIGGSKAVETAVQQTKLSRIATPVSRQKDAGDSDKVINSEKSLKSRAILGRQVNGIVPEQGARPVAELEKSSSSGNNVGSSWGISSIFGSNDNRATTKEHSTSKQFIEPVQTMEQSISMIHLREPPSVLRPLETHSEQEAVEIVITKLLLRSYYDIVRKNIEDSVPKAIMHFLVHHTKRELHNVFIKKLYRDNLFEEMLQEPDEVATKRKRTRETLRVLQQAFRTLDELPLEAETIERGYSLSNDTTGLPKIHGLPTSSVYNTSSGSTDLYGASPKHSKSRKSSHSGELHSPYYPETNGSGRSSVSGLYPTLDF; encoded by the exons ATGGCGGAAGAGCAATCGTCGTCGGCAGCGGCAGCGAGTAACGGTACTGATACGACGGCGCCGCTAGGGCACTCGGTCATACCGATAGTGAATAAGCTGCAAGACATCTTCTCGCAGCTTGGAAGCCAGTCGACCATCGAGCTGCCGCAGGTGGCGGTGGTGGGAAGCCAGAGCAGCGGCAAATCCAGTGTGTTGGAAGCGCTGGTTGGTCGCGATTTCCTTCCGCGCGGAAATGACATCTGCACGCGCCGACCGCTCGTGCTGCAGCTGGTGCAGACCAAAAGCAAGGGAGACGGGACTGAAGACGAGTGGGGGGAGTTTTTGCATCTGAACGGGAAGAAGTTCTTTGATTTCAACGAGATTCGGAGGGAGATTCAG GCTGAAACTGAGAGAGAAGCTGGGGCAAACAAAGGTGTATCGGACAAACAAATCCGTTTAAAGATTTTCTCCCCCAATGTTCTAGACATTGCACTTGTGGATCTACCAGGCTTAACTAAAGTTCCTGTTGGCGATCAGCCATCAGATATTGAGGCTCGCATTAGAACAATGATAATGTCATATATCAAGCGTCCAAGTTGCTTAATTCTGGCTGTAACACCAGCAAATTCTGATCTAGCAAACTCAGATGCACTTCAAATGGCTGGAATGGCTGACCCCGATG GGTATAGAACAATTGGTGTAATTACTAAG TTGGACATTATGGACAGGGGTACTGATGCTTGCAACTTTTTGCTTGGAAAAGTTATCCCACTTCGCCTAGGTTATGTAGGTGTTGTTAATCGCAGTCAAGAG GATATTATGTCTAGGCGGACCATCAAGGATGCACTTGTAGCAGAAGAGAAATTCTTCCGCAGTCGCCAC GTGTACAATGATCTTGCTGATCGTTGTGGAGTGCCTCAGTTGGCCAAGAAGTTGAACCAG ATTCTTGTTCGGCATATTAAGACTGTTCTTCCAGGATTGAAAACCCGCATTAGTGCCGCCCTTGTCACTGTTGCAAAAGAGCATGCTAGCTATGGAGAAATTACTGAATCAAAG GCTGGCCAGGGAGCACTGCTGCTGAACATTCTTTCAAAATATTCGGAGG CATTCTCCTCCATGATAGAAGGGAAAAATGAAGAGATGTCAACTTCTGAGCTGTCTGGTGGAGCAAGAATCCATTACATTTTCCAACATATATTTGTTAAAAGCTTGGAG GAAGTAGATCCTTGTGAAGATTTAACTGATGATGACATCCGTACTGCCATTCAAAATGCAACTGGCCCGAGATCTGCATTGTTTGTACCGGAT GTTCCATTTGAGGTTCTTGTTAGAAGACAAATAGCTCGCTTGTTGGATCCAAGTCTTCAATGTGCCAGATTTATATATGATGAGTTAATGAAg ATGAGCCATCGTTGTATGGTTAATGAATTGCAACGGTTTCCGGTCCTACGGAAGCGCATGGATGAGGTTATTGGTAATTTTCTGCGAGAAGGACTTGAGCCGTCAGAGACAATGATTGGTCATATAATTGAAATGGAG ATGGATTATATAAATACTTCCCATCCAAATTTTATTGGTGGGAGTAAAGCTGTTGAGACAGCAGTGCAACAGACCAAGTTATCCAGGATTGCCACACCTGTTTCAAGGCAGAAG GATGCTGGAGATTCAGATAAAGTAATAAACTCAGAGAAAAGTCTAAAGTCTCGTGCTATTCTTGGTCGGCAAGTGAATGGAATTGTTCCAGAGCAG GGTGCTCGGCCTGTTGCAGAATTAGAGAAAAGTTCCTCATCAG GTAACAATGTTGGTTCATCTTGGGGAATATCTTCAATTTTTGGCAGCAATGATAATCGTGCAACCACAAAAGAACATTCAACCAGCAAACAATTCATTGAACCTGTTCAGACCATGGAACAGAGTATCTCAATGATTCATTTGAGAGAG CCCCCTAGTGTATTGAGGCCCTTGGAAACCCACTCAGAACAAGAGGCTGTTGAGATTGTTATAACAAAGCTGTTGCTGAGATCATATTATGATATTGTACGGAAGAACATTGAGGATTCTGTACCAAAGGctattatgcattttttg GTTCACCATACAAAAAGAGAGCTCCATAATGTTTTCATCAAAAAGCTTTACAG AGACAACTTGTTTGAAGAAATGTTACAGGAACCAGACGAGGTGGCTACTAAGAGGAAGCGTACCCGAGAGACACTTCGGGTCCTGCAGCAAGCATTCCGC ACATTGGATGAACTGCCACTTGAAGCCGAGACAATTGAGAGGGGCTACAGCTTGAGTAATGATACAACAGGTCTTCCAAAGATCCATGGGCTTCCGACCTCATCTGTATACAACACCAGCAGTGGTTCCACCGATTTATATGGTGCATCACCTAAACACTCCAAGTCACGGAAGTCATCGCATTCTGGTGAGCTGCACTCTCCTTATTATCCAGAAACCAATGGCAGTGGACGCAGTTCAGTGTCTGGTCTTTATCCAACACTCGATTTTTAG
- the LOC121741685 gene encoding protein FLOURY 1-like: MDSVICLDHLSSVYYHFGFGFFALWNFKEISEIFALFLLISFGFKTFSSLWFPIDISSVDRSKKVIDAKLKRKSDGKHASVSERRRNCDSEVSALRKLVKMERRRADAALAEVERERAASATAAEEAMAMIQRLQREKNSIEMAANQQRRLSEAKHVHDEEVIQSLESLVWSYEAELGLLRQQLGGGVKESLFCLSP, from the coding sequence ATGGATTCTGTAATATGTTTGGATCATCTATCCTCTGTTTATTATCATTTCGGATTCGGATTTTTTGCGTTGTGGAATTTCAAAGAAATATCCGAGATTTTCGCCCTCTTTTTGCTGATTTCCTTCGGCTTCAAAACCTTCTCTTCTCTCTGGTTTCCAATTGATATTTCTAGTGTTGATAGATCAAAAAAGGTCATTGATGCGAAATTGAAGCGAAAATCAGATGGAAAGCATGCCTCTGTATCGGAAAGGAGGCGAAATTGCGATTCGGAGGTGTCGGCATTGAGGAAATTGGTGAAGATGGAGCGGCGGAGAGCGGATGCAGCTCTTGCGGaggtggagagagagagggcggCCTCTGCCACGGCGGCGGAGGAAGCGATGGCGATGATTCAGCGGCTGCAGCGCGAGAAGAACTCGATCGAGATGGCAGCCAATCAGCAGCGCCGATTGTCGGAGGCGAAACACGTCCACGATGAGGAGGTGATTCAGTCGTTGGAGTCGCTGGTGTGGAGTTACGAGGCGGAGCTCGGCTTGCTGCGGCAGCAGCTCGGCGGCGGAGTGAAGGAATCGCTTTTCTGTTTGTCaccttag